One window of the Manihot esculenta cultivar AM560-2 chromosome 14, M.esculenta_v8, whole genome shotgun sequence genome contains the following:
- the LOC110599958 gene encoding amino acid transporter AVT6A, with protein sequence MKIDKKKLRKTRPTHGVITQESPLLPKRREDSQEIQDLNEASFVGSVFNLSTTIIGAGIMALPATMKVLGLGLGIGMIVFVAVLTERSVEILLRYSKAGKVDSYGGLMGCAFGNGGRRLLQICVLLNNVGILIVYSIIIGDVLSGTTSSGVHHAGVLEEWFGIHWWNARIFVILFVTLVVFAPLACFKRIDSLRYTSALAIALAVVFLIITAGIAAFKLINGGVVMPRLLPNITDNTSFWNLFTVVPVIVTAFICHFNVHTIENELEDSSMIQPVVWTSLVLCSSVYIMTSFFGFLLFGDSTLDDVLANFDTNLGVPYSYVLNDVVRISYALHLMLVFPVVFYPLRQNLDGLLFPSARPLVSDNFRFTLLSVALISLIFLGANFVPSIWVAFQFTGATSAVCIGFIFPAAIALRDPYFMASKIDKIVSAFMIFLALFSSSVAIYSDAYALFRKNPSPRE encoded by the exons ATGAAGATTGACAAGAAAAAGCTCAGGAAAACTCGACCAACCCATGGAGTCATCACCCAGGAATCACCATTACTTCCCAAAAGAAGAGAAGACAGCCAAGAAATACAAGACTTAAATGAAGCTTCTTTTGTTGGTTCAGTGTTTAATCTTTCAACGACCATTATTGGTGCCGGTATCATGGCATTGCCGGCCACCATGAAGGTTCTGGGACTTGGCCTTGGGATTGGTATGATAGTGTTTGTTGCAGTCCTCACAGAGCGCTCTGTAGAGATTTTGTTGAGGTATAGCAAGGCCGGGAAGGTGGATTCTTATGGTGGGTTGATGGGTTGTGCGTTTGGGAATGGTGGGAGGAGGCTGCTTCAGATTTGTGTGCTGCTCAACAATGTTGGGATCCTCATAGTTTACTCGATTATAATTG GTGATGTATTGTCTGGGACAACTTCAAGTGGAGTTCACCATGCTGGTGTTTTGGAAGAATGGTTCGGAATCCATTGGTGGAATGCCCGTATCTTTGTTATTCTTTTTGTTACCCTTGTTGTGTTTGCTCCATTGGCATGCTTCAAGCGGATAG ATTCATTGAGATACACATCTGCATTGGCAATTGCACTTGCAGTGGTTTTCCTCATTATTACTGCTGGAATTGCAGCGTTCAAATTGATTAATGGAGGTGTTGTCATGCCTAGGTTGCTTCCTAATATTACTGATAACACATCGTTCTGGAATCTCTTCACCGTCGTCCCGGTTATTGTGACAGCATTTATCTGTCATTTCAATG TTCATACAATTGAAAATGAGCTGGAAGACTCTTCTATGATACAGCCAGTTGTGTGGACTTCACTTGTCTTATGCTCTAGTGTCTACATAATGACAAGCTTCTTTGGTTTCCTTCTATTTGGAGATTCAACTCTAGATGATGTTTTGGCCAACTTCGACACCAATCTTGGCGTCCCTTACAGTTACGTGCTTAACGATGTTGTTCGCATCAGCTATGCTCTTCACCTCATGCTTGTTTTCCCTGTAGTCTTCTATCCATTGCGCCAAAATCTGGATGGTCTTCTTTTTCCCTCAGCCAGACCTCTGGTTTCAGATAATTTTAGGTTCACATTGCTCAGCGTAGCACTCATTTCTCTCATCTTCTTGGGTGCGAATTTTGTACCCAGCATTTGGGTTGCTTTCCAGTTCACTGGAGCTACGTCTGCAGTATGCATTGGATTTATCTTCCCAGCTGCCATTGCCCTGAG GGATCCCTATTTTATGGCATCAAAGATAGACAAGATCGTGTCTGCGTTCATGATTTTTCTTGCTCTGTTTTCAAGTTCAGTGGCAATTTACAGTGATGCCTATGCTCTCTTCAGAAAGAATCCTTCTCCACGCGAGTAA